The window GTGATAAGGAACTCGTGAGATGAGTAACCAGAAAAAGCGCAATTAAAGCAACAAGAAACTACCCTTCGTAGATTGGCAAACATCAACAAACTGGATAATACTACATCATTTAGGGTTTGATCAGAGAAGCGAGCCGTTATGAGTGATATTTTGGAATTAGTTAATTTTAACAGCCTTCTTGAGTGATAATTCACACACCACACAATtcaccatttaaagtgtataattcaggggctggcccggtggcgcagcggttaagtgcacactttccacttcggcagcccggggttcgccggttcggatcccgggtgcagacatagcgccacttgtcaagccattctgtggtaggcgtcccacatataaagtagaggaagatgggcacggatagtagctcagggccagtcttcctcagcaaaaagaggaggattggcagcggatgttagctcagggctaatcttcctcaaaaaaaaaaaatgtataattcaatggttttcggtatgttcacagagttgtaccACCAGCACCATGattaattttggaacattttcatcattccaaaaagaaaccccacacccctTAGCCGTTACGCCACCtcaatcctccagccccagccctaggTAGCCACTCATCTCCTtgctgtctctgtagatttgcctattctggacatataaatggaatcacacatcatgtggtcctttgtgactggcttcttttcacTTAACGTTTTAAAGATGCTAGAATAGATTTATTATATGGATTAGACCTCATGCAATTGTGAGAGCTGGTTGAATATGTCTATTTGCCCCTGTGTCTGGTGCCAGGCCAGCTGTTGGGAAAAGAAGACAGGCGTGAAGTTGGAGAGCTCAAAGACAGACTGGGACTCTGGGCATGAGCTGGAACTCATGGTGATGAACTATAACCTGTGTCAGTCTCTCACTGCCTACAAGCCTCCCGCTTCAACCACGCCGGTGACCTGTAGAACAGCTGGCACACTTTGCTATGGAACTACACACGGAGTGGGCTCAGGATTTCACGGAGCCGAAGGAGGTCTAGTGGGAGCTGGAAGAGCTGTGGGCCCTGCTGCTGCCCACTTTGACCAGTAAGGGGGGCCAGCAGATTCGTGATGACATGCTTGAGCTGCGACAGCACCTGACTCCACGCCAAACCTCCAAGAGTAAGCGTGGCCGCTGCTTCACTTTTGCCTTCTGAACTCCCATGCAAATTTCTTCTGCGGGCCAACACTAAGCCGAACCGTGCGGGGGAGAGGAAttttgggaaatgtagtttcagCTTAGCTAAGTTGACACAACACAAAGCCACCAGATGCCAGGCGTGGTTAAGGTTAATGGAATCCTTGTGGACAGCTAGAGAGAGTAGACTCATCAGGACTTTCTACCTAGTCAAAATAGTATCTGTATCCCCTACAACTCAGCAATTCTTTTACTGGTTGTAGACCCCCCAAATCCCTCTTCCCACTCCTTCTGGGCCATACGTGGACATATACACTGATGTTAATTGTAACATTATTTGTAATGGTGGGAAATCAGAGGCAACTCAGGTGCCCATCACTGAGAGGGTGGAGAGGTTACATGTGGTGAAGGTTGACCCTGGAGTCTTACTCAATGGATTGGATAGACATTGGATGTACCAATGCAACATGGGtgggtctttattttttatttttatttatttatttatttgaggaagactggccctgagctgactactgccaatcctcctctttttttgctgaggaagactggccctgagctaacatccatgcccatcttcctctactctactttatacatggaacgcctaccacagcatggctttttgccaagcagtgccatgtctgcacccgggatgcgaaccccgggcgccgagaagtggaacgtgcgaacttaactgctgtaccatcgggccggcccctgggtggGTCTTAAAGATGGTGCTGAAGAAAAAGTCACCATCAGAATGAGATATGTAATACTGccaacataaattaaaaatacatgcataaaaaggaattaacacATTTTGCAAGGATACTTACTGTTATGAGCTGAAgcgtgtcctcccaaaattcgtatgttgaaaccctacccTCCAGTACATCACAAAGTGTATTAGAGATAAGtgtttaaagagataattaagttgaaatgaggtctttagggtggaccctaatgcAATAGAACTGGTATCCTTgtaagaggaggaaatttggacaaagaCATGCACATGGTCAGACCGAGAAAAGACTGTATGAGGACACAATGAGagggtggccatctacaagccaaggaaagagggtCAGAAGAAGCCAAATCTGCCGACATCTTGATCCCATACTTCTAGTTCCAGAActgtgtgagaaaataaatttgttgtttaaggcacccagtctgtagtcctttcttatggcagccccagcaaactaatacacttgCCAAGGATACACTCTCAACACAATAAATGGTTGCCAATGGCAGCAGGGGGaatgggagtggggagtggggagagaaggtgTGGAGAGGCCGATCGAGCTCTGATATTCCTCGTGAGGACCGTATTGATGTTTTTTTGGAATAAtcaaaaatctaatttttttcaaaagaaagttcACTTTTATTTACGCTCATGCACTGCTAGATTGTACTGAGTCTGTTTGTGGGTTGATCCAACCCTGAGTCCAGCTTCAAGCGAGAAAGCGCATGCCGTGTCTGCATCGCCTCCAGGGCTCGGCGCCAAGAGGCCCCTGATGTGCCTTCTCAATGGTGGGTCTTGAGGGAGGAGTCTCGGAGGAAATAGGAGATGCTCTGGGGATGAGGGCAAAGCGGATGGGACACCCAAGACAGGGTCTGCGAGCTTTCAGGTTTGGCTGAGCCATCAGGCCTGGCTGGCAGAAATGGAGTCTGAGGGGATGAGCATGGAGGGACAGACAGAgggacaaagggagagagaaacagagcaagTCGGAGATGGAGTCAGCACTAAGTTGAGAGTCAGGGAGTGAGAAGATAAGGATGAGAGAGTGAAGAAAGCTGGGTGTGGATGTAACAGACAGAGCTGGAGATGCAGAGTTGGAGGCTGGAGGTGACAGGGTCTGgacctgtggtaggcagaataatggccccccaaagatgacCACCCTGTGATTCCTGGAAGGTGTGAAATCTGTCGTCCAGGTGGGCCCAACCAATTCATTCCCATGCGCCTTCAAAGGCAGAGAACTTTCTCCTactggaagaggaagaggaagttacGGTGGAGATGGGGCAGAAGGACAAGTGAAGAGATTCCAAGTGTGAGATCTGAGGTGTGGGGTCCACATGCAAGAACCGAAGAGCAGCTTCCAGGAGCCAAGGGCGGGTGACCATTAGGTGACAGCCAGCGAAAAGCAGGGGCCTCAGTCCAACTGCAGGGGTGCGATcatgccaacaacctgaatgaccTTGGGATTCTTTCCAGAGCCTCCGGGTAAGAGCCAGCTGGCCCACACTTGATTTTGGCCTTGGGAGACCGTGCGCAGAGGACCAGCCGAGCCATCCTGGATCTCCGACCTGGAGATCTGCGAGGGAATCCATTTGCATTGTTTGAAGTTGCTatgtttgtggtcatttgttgcGGCAGTGAAAGGAAACTAATGCAGCGGCTGAGTGGACAGAAAGGACTGGAGCGACAGTTGGGAGTGGGAGGGTAGACAGGGCTGGAGGTGACAGGGTCGGGAACTGACTGGATGGATTGGGCTGGAGGTGGCAGAGTTGCTCAGTCAGAAGACGGACAGTGTCTGAATAAGGAAACGGAGCCTGGGGTCCTTGGCAAGAGGAGGTGGTGCAGGCAGAGGTCATGCTCAAGGTTAGGGTTGGGGAGACTTGCAACGGCCTGGTCGGCTGAGGCTTGGGGACAGATCCCGAAAGGGGATAGTGCTGCTAGATgtaagaaaaaaactttatttccatATGGTGCTTGGGGTGGGGTCTGTTGGTGGGGGTACATGCAAGTGTCCCCCGGTTCCTACCCCTATAGCTGCTGGGAGGGCCTGAGGATGTACAGGAAATGGGTCTTGCGAGGGGGCAGCTTGGCGTGGGAGGAGCTCTGGGTCCCCTCTTCCAGGCTGTCCTCACGAGTCCCCTCACGGAGCCCATCCCGGATGGCCTGCAGGCGGTGTCGCTTCTCGCTGAGCCAGCGGCCACTCTCCTGGGCATCCTGGTGGAACCTCCGCCGTGGCAGCTTCATGATCCAGAAGGCCACTCGGGGATGGGGTTCCTGGTGGAAGCTGTCCTGGGCCTTCGGCACAGGCACCATGGCCTCCTTCTCCTCTATCTTGTGTGCCTGGGGAGAAGGGACAAGGAGACCCTCTGGAGGTCCAAATGACAACCTCAAGATGCTCAGTCCCCACTGGCATATTCAACCCACCTTGCCACCTACAGGACACTTCACTTTGGGAGCTAAAATCTCACTTTGTGGTTTACAAAACTCTTGGGTTTATAAGTgctttagaattaaaaatactCTTGAGGTTTATAGAATACGCTGGGATCGAATACAGAGTTTGGAGGTTTCGAAAGCAGTTTGAAATGTACAAAGCACTTCGGGATTAAAAGCTCTTGGCTTTACTAGAGGCTCAAGACCACAATTGCAATGTGTGATCCTTGATTGCATCCTGGATCAAAAACCAAATCAGCTCCCATGGACAGCTTTGGGTCCAGTGGGGACATCTGAATATAGGCTGAATGTTTATTTGGCCCTTGCCATTTGAAGTGTGGGCTGTGGACCAGCggcatcagcatcatctgagaGCTTCTTAGACATGCAAATTAGCGGGCCCCACCgctccccagacctactgaatcagagcctgcattttaacaagctgaGGTCTGAGATGCCCTGTAGGagattgttatgggttgaattgtgttcccccgcaaactcatatgtggaagtcctaaccacagcacctcagaatgtgatctcatttggaaatggggtcagTACAGAtttaattagttaagatgaggtcattagggtgggccctgatctgATACGGCTGGTGTCCTTAtgcaaaggggaaatttggacacagacatgcacatcGGGAGAACGGCACATGAAGATGAAGGCGGAGATGGGGATGATGCGTCTGCGTGCCAAGGAACGCCGAAGATTGTCAGCAAACCCCCAGAAGGTAGGAGAGGGGCCcggaacagattctctctcacagcctcagaaggaaccaaactgttgacaccttgatgttggacccctagcttccagaactctgagacaATAAGTGTCTGCtatttaagccatccagtctgtgccACTTTGGGAGGGCACCCCTCAAAAACGAGTATGGCGGCAATCGTTTGCTATCAACGTCAAATTTCTCAGGTGTAAAATGGTACTGTGGTGCCGCGGGAGAATGCGTTATTCTCAGGGGACAGCTGCTGAAGGATTTAGGGGTGAGGCGTCACGATGTTATAATTTACTGTCGTGTggttcaaaaaatgaaaaagtcaaaataaagtAAGTGTGGTCAAATGTTAAGTGGTGAatctaggtcagtggttctcgACTGAAGTCTGGAGACAGGTTTTGGGTTGTCACGACTGGCAGAGGTGGGCATGCTTCTTCCATCTAGTGGGTCAAGGCAGGGAGGCTGTCAACAGTGCACATCCTCCAATGCACAGGATGGCCCCCTAATAAGAAAAGATCCAGCCCCAAGAGCCACTGGTGCCAAGTACCAACTCAGCTGACTGATAAGCGTAATGACTTGCCTTTATCTTGCAACATAGGAAATCAAGCCAGGTGCCAGTCACGGAGCACAGACACAAAGTCCCTATTTCTCTATACCTATCAGCAGCTGAGTGGGAAAACCTGCTCTACAAACAGGGGAACACAGATCTACTTATTGTACTATTTTtcccaacttttctgtaaatttgaaatttttaaaataaaaaactggggGTATGTGTTGGAGAACCCTATGGGTTTGCCAAGCACTTGGGGGTTCTTAAAACTTTTTAGGATCAAAAAACGTGCACTTGGTGGTTAAAATCACTCAGAGGTTTAGGAAGGGGAGCTGCACAAGCGTTTGGGgttgataaattaaaaatcacactTGGACGTTTACAAGGGAGAGATTTAGCAAGTACTTTGAGAGAGATTAAAAGGTAGCCTGAGGTTTGCAGACTGCTTTCATAAAAACACACTCTGAGGTTTAGGAAGGTGAAGCTTATCAAACACCTAGAATTAAGAGCACCCTTGAGTTTACAAAACACTTTGGCGCTGACAAACCCTCTGGGGTTTACCAAGCGAGTTGGGATGTGCTCTGAGATTGTAAACCTCATTTCTGACAGCTGGTTAAGTCCCTTTtgacagatgacaaaactgaggcccagaagaggAAGTCCCACACAGACGGAGTCGGGGAGTCAACTCGTCTTCCCCTCGtcctaaacaacagaaaatattgGGGCTTGGACAATTTTGAGGGGCATGTCTTAACCTTCAGGTCATCGTCCAAGAGCCCTTCTCCCGGCTTGATGGCCGCTACCACCTTCTCGGAGATCAGCACTTCTCCTGTCTTGTTGTCGGTCACCTGTGAGGACGGGAGGAGAGAGTGAGAGCAAAACTActtttctcctctgccctcttcccGACAGATACTGCAGCATGAGGGATGGTGGGGAGACTCCAGGAGGGACTTCCCAGCATAGGCACCTTGTCGATCTGGAGGTGGCTGGAGACAGTGTTGTTCCCCAGCCGGCGATCCTGTTTCTCTTCTTGGTGGTAGTTCCTGGGGAGGCCCCGGAAGTCCATAGGGGCAGAGAAGAAGCTGTCCATGCCCCGCAGCAGATCATCCTGGGGCCAGAGGAGGGACCTGTGAGCTGCTGGACCTCAGGACTCTCCAGGACATCTGCAGCCCTGCCAGGATGCCCTCGAGGCCTGGCTGTATCCCTCCCAACTCCCACCCTCTCCATCCTCTGACCCTCAGGGCCTGACTAGGTCACCCCCCATCTGTCCTGTCTATTCTCTGTCCCATTACCTTCCCATTCCCGTTCCTCGGCTGTCCTACTGTCTCTCTGTTCTGATTTCCCCACTCCAGTCTCTTGTCTCTGtccatctccctttcttcctcctatcCCTCTGTCCCTTTGactccctctcttcctgtctgTCCTTTCTGGCCGCGACCTGTTTCCCACTGTTTCCCTGAACCCCCTCATCCCTCAGTCTCCATCTGCCCCCGTCCCTCTTCTCTGTACCTCTTCTTTCCCCCAAACCCTGCCATCGCTCACTTTCAGGAAAAGCCTGGTGAAGCCTTGCAGTAGGCTCTGGAGGCCCAGAAGACCCGAGGAGCTCTCCGGGACGTCAGCATCGCGGATCGGGGCTGCAGTGGAGGGGGGCACggaggcagaggggagcagcagcagcaggaccaGTGGAAGCCACATTGCGGGGCGGGCCAGGAGGCTGTGGCACGCGTAGGGTCAGAGTCCCAGCCCCTATCAAGGCCCCGCCCCCTCAGCGGTCAAGCCCCCCCACCCAAGACAATTACCCCTTTGCTACCCCTGGCCCAGGCTCCGCCCCTTGTCCAGGCAACTCCCCCACACCACGCCCATCTTCgccctccctttccttccactCCCATCCCCTACGTCGGGTCCGGCCCCGCTCTTGTGGGCTCTGCCTCATTCACAGGTCTCACTGCTCTCCTTCGCTCACATTCATACCCAGATCTCATCCCTCACCTTCTCCCACGCCCTGCCCCTTCTTCTGGGCCCCGCCTTTATGCTATACCACAGCCCGGTCACCGGACTCTCAGACTCCGGCCATCCACGGACTGTTAAGTCCAGTTTTGGTCTCGAGCCCAGGCCGGACACCTGGAGCGTTGGGTGGGCTCCGCGAGCCTTCGCCTCATCCCCATTATCTGACCACGCCCCCATCTGCTGACCTCACCCACGAGCCCTCTATTGGACGGTCACACCCTTAAGGACAGAGCCACACCTCTATCCTTCGTTAGCCACGCCCCTTAAACCAGCGCCGCGCGGTCACTGCATGGTCACATCCCCATCGTCAGACCACGCCCCTGTCGGTTGACCTCGGCCCTGGAGACCGAGCGTTGCCTGTATTTTCTGATCTTGGCCCTCGCGCCGGAGTCCCGCGCCAATCGCAGGTGGCCACGCCCCTTGACTTAGGACCGCGTCCCCGGGCCTAGGCCACGCCCCTGTGCCCCTGATCTTGCTCCCAGCGCCCTCAGTTCCATTCCTGGCTCCCTCTGCTCGTGAAACGCCTCGAGTCCGAACAGTCCTTCTGGTTCACCCGTTCCTTAGTTTGGTATTTATCTCCGAGAGTTTCTCCGTGTCTCTTCTAGTCTTCTCCAGGAAGAAAGGATTAATGCGCTCAACAGACGGCAACGTGGGGACCCTGAACCCCGAGCCCTCTTCGGTTCCACTAAAAAGCCCCACACTCTCCGGAAACCCTAAATCCAGTCCTTCTCCCTTAGGACTCCAgactccagcccccagccccctctaGTCCCGTGAGTTTGAAGACCGACCCTCTCATCTTTAAGAGACCCAGGAGGGCCTGCCCTAGGCCCCTCTCCCCTCAGGCACCGACGCTCTCTCCTGGTCCTGGGACAGCGCCACCTCTAGTCCACTAGTGCGTGTGGGTGTGGGAGTGTGCACCTCCAATAAAGTCCTGGTCGTCTTGCCTGCGACCCTTAACTCTGGCGAGGTCACAAAGAAACTGTGTTGTCAAAGAAATCAATCAAAACGCATCCTCACATCTCAAACCTCAAAAACATACTTGGGGCCGAACAGGAAAGATTCTTTTGTGTTCGTATCACTTCCACATCCCCAGCACACTAGAGGGGGGCCAGGGGTCCAGACCCCCAGGCCCAGGAGTCTCGGGTCCCAGCtcttcctccctcagacccaggagtccaggcccccagacTCCTCCTCCAGGCTAGACTCAGGAATCTTGGCCCTCAGCCCCCttctccctcagacccaggagtccagacCCCTCGTCTCCTTTTTCAGATCCAGGTTTCCTGGCCCTCATCAACttcctccctcagacccgggaGTCCAGACCCGcaatcctctctcctcctccagggaccCAAGCATCCGAATCCGGACCCAGCTAGACTTCATCTCTCCTTTGCGAAAGCAAAACTCTTCGCTTAAACTGTCACCATCGGATCCCCCTTCCCTCTGTCCGGCGCCCGGGCCCGCCCCCCCTCCGGTCCCTCCCACTTTTCCCAAACAAAGCTCCCGGGCAACTTTCTCCCTCGCAgcgccccgcccgcccgcggctccccagccccaggccggGAGGTAGGAAGGCGCCGGCGGGAGTCGGGGATCCTGCTTTGGGGTGTGTGAGTTGGGGTGGGAAGTTACGCGTTCCGAGTGGAGGTGTTTGTGGGACCGACTCCGAATGGCTGGCAGTCCTCTTTTGGCCGGCGGGCCCGAGTTTGCGCTCAGACTAGTCTAAGTGTGGAGTTGGAACTTGCGCTGGAGTCGGGGTGTCTGTTGATGGGTCTGAGTTTGGGAGTGTGCGCAGGGGAGTGGGTGAGGGGCTGGAGACTTTGGCGGGTGTGTGTATTGGGGGGTGAGTTTCTGCGGCGGTCTAGGTTTCAAGTGAGAAACGATCCCGTGCGTGCTTCTGACCGAATTGGTTTGCGGGTGCCATTTGTGGGCTACTGGTCCTCCTCACGGAGAAAGGAGGCCGCCGGGGTGGCAGACGGAGGGCTATGGGTCTTCCTGGATCTTCAGTCTTGTCTCTTCGGAAGTTTGGGGCCTGGGGCGGGAAATTAGGGGAGACTTTTCTTACCCGGctcctctgtgcctttgtctGGCCACATGGGGGAGAGCTGGGCTGGGATTTTGGCCTATGGGGGTCCTGAACGCCGCGGCGCCACTGGGCTCGGCCTGGGGTCTTTGTCTCCGCCGGGACTCCGGGGTCCGAGGGAAGAGGGGGATGGGGCCTGGACTCCGGGGTCCTGGGAAAGCTATGGAAGACGTGGAGCCGCCAGGGAGGCGGGATCTAACTGTATTGGAAAAAGTTTTCCCCTGTGCCCGGCCTCCGGAAAGTCACTGGGAACTTGAGTTGGATCCGAGCCCACGGCGcaggggggggggagggaaggggcgggGTCTGGGGCCGGAGGGGAGGCGCCCTCGccggccagcccctcccctgatGGGGGTTGTGGGAAACTGGGGGAGGGGACGCCTGGGCCCTTTGTTCTGGCTCTCCTGATGGCAGGGcagccctgccccccagcctGTGGTTCTCCGGGTCTTTCCTGGTCTCGGCTTGAGTTTCTGCCCTGAGTCTCTGTCCGCCTCTCTCTGgctttctgtccccttctctctgggtctctgacCCACCACACTGagtctctgtccccctctctctgtctctctgactccCCACACTGagtctctgtccccctctctctgggactcagtcttctctctgagtcttatcttcctctctctggatcCCCTTCAGCTTTATGAGGGCCTGtgcccctcctcctttttttccagcAGCTGCTGCTCACATCCTACCACCTGTTCTTGGGGTGGGACTGAGAAGATCTCACCCATAACCCCCTTCCAGCGACTAGGCCCTGACTCCTGTCTTCTTTAAATCAGTAATCCATTCCCAAAGGTTTGGCCCTCATGGGCCCTGGGCATTACCTGGGGTCATCAAGATTTCATGACAAGCCAGGCTCCCCTGAAAACACAGAGGGGAACATTCTCACCCTAACTTTCCCCAGAAATccagtcccctcctccctcagacccaggggtccgggccccagcccctcctccctcagacccagcaGTCTGGACTCCCAGCCCTGAAGTCCTTCTGGATGGGTCCAGGGAAACTTGCTGACCTCTGTGttcctccaggcccagatgggggAACCCCGGGCTGGGGCCCCCCTAGATGATGGCAGCGGCTGGacaggaagtgaggaaggaagtgaggagggCACCGGTGGCAGcgagggggctgggggagacgGGGGCCCAGATGCAGAGGGTGTCTGGAGTCCGGACATCGAGCAGAGCTTCCAGGAGGCCTTGGCCATCTACCCGCCCTGCGGCCGGCGGAAAATCATCCTGTCCGATGAAGGCAAGATGTATGGTGAGTCCACCCCTCTCTTTTGTCCTAGCCCCCACggatgaataataaaaataatgaccaaCATTTATGGAGCCCTAAACATTGTTGACGTGAAAGCACATGGTATCCTCACAATGACTCAGGTAGGAGCTAGCATCGCCAtttgcacagagaaggaaactgaggcacagataggttACGTGATTTGCCTAAGGTGACAGAGCTAgcatgtggcagagctgggatttgaactcaggcaggctggctccaaaACCTGTGGTCGTAACTCCTCTCCCATATAGCTGAGGACACCTGCAGCCCAGCTTGCTGCAGACTTCTGGGAACTgttgcttctctcttcttcccgAGTGTCCTCTGTTGGGAAGTTCTACCAAAGGTCTAACTCTGTTCCATCTTTGACTCTTCAGGTCGGAATGAACTGATTGCCCGCTACATCAAGCTGAGAACGGGGAAGACCCGAACTCGCAAACAGGTCTCAGGACTGACTTGTGGGCTTCTGTGTGGGGCAGGCTTGccttctcagggccagcccagtatGGGCAAGTTCAGGTTCAAGGAGGATCTGGCTTTGTGCTTCTGTCTGTCTTCTGGCTGGTCTGTTAGCATGCGCAGACTGTGCCAATTTTGGTACATTTCTTTTAGCAGTTGTGTTAGAACCAGAGAGTAAGCTTGAGAGACTaaaagagacaaagggagaaggATGCGGAAGGGAAAGGGGACCCGGATGTGCTGGGTCTGGGGAAGATCAGCAGTGTTGGTGAGAAAGGGATAGCCTTTGTGGACATGTCTGTGTCAGCGTGCTCCTGAGACGGCTGGCATGTTCTGTATGTTGTCGTCTTTCACGTTCCAGCAGCTCTGGGGCACCtaaagggagggaagggggaggggactgAAGGGGCGAGTGGCTGTGGCCTGAATCTGCTTCTCCATCACTCCCTCCAGGTCTCTAGTCACATCCAGGTTTTGGCCCGAAGGAAATCGAGGGAAATCCAGTCCAAGCTCAAGGTAGGGCCCAAGCCAGAGATCCtgagagagggggacagggaccttgagagagggggacagggacccagagagagggggacagagccccgggggggggggggggagccccAGAGAGggggggacagggacccagagagggggggacagggacccagagacaGGGGGACAGGGACTTAGAGAAATGGGACAGAGAGACCCGGGGtgggggacagagacccagagatgGGGCAAGAGTCACACAGAGAAGTAGACAGAGCCGGGGAGCAGAGACCCAAGGTGGGGCTGGTGGCTCAGCAGTGGCTGGAGACTCTGGGTAGGGAGAGATCCGCAGAGAGAGGGGGATGGAGGTTGAGCTTAGCACAGGCCAGCAGGATGGGGCGTGGGGCCTTTCCTGGCTCCTGctgtctcccctccctctcctcctcccgcgcctcctcctgctctcctggtGTCCTCCTTGCCTTTTCCCTCTTGTGCTGTGTggatctcctcttcctctccttctggttCATCTTCTCATTTCCCAGCCCCTGTGTGGCCTGCCTATTCCTTCCGTGCCCAGaagccttcatttccttctgGAGATTTTtacatctcttttctcttcttcatcttctggATTTCCTGTTCCCTCTTGGCCGGAGACTCTCACCTTCTACCCTTCTGGGTGTGGGATCTGCATCTTCCTTTGGTTTGGGGATGTGCCTAGAAgtctccccttcctttctctctgcctaaaAACCTACACTTCCCATCTTGTCTCCACCTTGCTCTTCCCCCTCTGTCCCGTCCAGGCTGGGAAATGTTCGCCGCCTGTTCCCTCTGGGTCTGAAGTTCTCATTTCCTGTTGCCTGCGCATCCGGAAACCTTCACTTCCAGCTCTTTCTTGACCTAGAAACTCTCATTGCTATCTTTTATTCTGGGCTTGGGAACTCCCTTTCCCCTGTAGGGTGGCCCCTCTACTTCCGGCTCCATGTTCATCCTTGCTGCCCCTTCCTCTCGTTCCTCTGCTCAGGGTGATGGGGCTGTAGGAGTTGGGAGGGCAGGAAGTTGGCAGAGTCCGGGCCTCACTTCCTAAGtcgtgttttctttcctcctttggcaccctcccccacccccacgggCAGGCCTTGAATGTGGTAAGTCCCCTGCCCATCCTCCCACCCTGTCCCTTACCCCTGACATTCCTGAGGAGGGGCCGGGGCTGTAGCGAGAGGGATTTGggccctcccccaacccttcgCCTTGACTCCCCAACTCTGCATCTCCCCATGCTGGCCCGACCCCGTCACTGACCCACCCTTGCTGTGTCGACTGGGACTCCCCATTAACATGGACCTCTAACTTTTCCTCCAGGACCAGGTTTCCAAGGACAAGGCTTTCCAGACAATGGCCACCATGTCCTCGGCCCAGCTCATCTCAGCACCTTCCTTGCAGGCCAAACTGGGTCCCGCGGGTCCTCAGGTGGTCTGGGTTGGGGGTTGTGAAGCtcagggctggaggggtggggccGCAGTTTCAACAGAAGAACAATTGACTGactccccttctttttttcttctccaggccTCTGAGATTTTCCAGTTTTGGCCGGGGGGCTCTGGGCCCCCATGGAATGTTCCAGAGTAAGTACTTTCTCTTCTG of the Equus quagga isolate Etosha38 chromosome 13, UCLA_HA_Equagga_1.0, whole genome shotgun sequence genome contains:
- the DKKL1 gene encoding dickkopf-like protein 1, with translation MWLPLVLLLLLPSASVPPSTAAPIRDADVPESSSGLLGLQSLLQGFTRLFLKDDLLRGMDSFFSAPMDFRGLPRNYHQEEKQDRRLGNNTVSSHLQIDKVTDNKTGEVLISEKVVAAIKPGEGLLDDDLKAHKIEEKEAMVPVPKAQDSFHQEPHPRVAFWIMKLPRRRFHQDAQESGRWLSEKRHRLQAIRDGLREGTREDSLEEGTQSSSHAKLPPRKTHFLYILRPSQQL